A single Halarcobacter anaerophilus DNA region contains:
- the polA gene encoding DNA polymerase I, translated as MKKTITIIDTFGFLFRSYFALPPLKSKDGFPTGLLTGFMNFVSNIGKDFQTDYLVFALDAKGDTFRNEIYDKYKAHRPDVPEDLLKQLPVAIEWIEKMGFETAMKTGFEADDIVASIANDAKQKGLEVRIVSHDKDLYQLIDDDRVYLFDPIKKDVINEDKCFHKYGVRPSQFIDYQSLLGDSADNVPGVKGVGAKTAQALIQEYGSLDNIYENLENIEKTRWKNLLTEGKEMAYISKQLVTLKTDCHFIDEIENYELPNENPILKIADTLLEFDLKRIVDRVNKDGLTYKTKLPKDEEKNEEFEYILLNDKNRLNEVIDSIAEDKIVAFDTETTDIDTKNASLVGFSFAFEENKAYYVPVNHQYLGVPEQIDKTTAREAISKLNNKKLVLQNFKYDYVIVKNELDLKLKLYADTMILAWLFNSNEKVGLDALALRYFNHKMIAFKEVVKRGENFSNVEIEQACNYAAEDALFTYKIYFRLLKAFKEIQAEHLVKIAHEYEFDFIYVLENMESNGIKIDIEKLKELKQKSNLYIQELTSKIYEKAACEFNINSPKQLGNILFEQLKLPPSKKTKSGYSTNEVVLQKLKDEHEIIPLLLDYRESFKLQSTYIEPLLELGLKNEENRIYTSFLQTGTATGRLSSKNPNLQNIPVRSKAGAEIRSAFIPKEGYKLVGIDYSQIELRLLAHYSQDEALVEAFKEGKDIHRQTAVKIFGEELADSKRSIAKSINFGLLYGMGSRKLGDTLGIPAKEAKQYIDAYFENFVSVKEYLKSIENKALENGFVETLLGRRRVFDFDSANAMMKAAFLRESVNTLFQGSAADLIKLAMLEIYKRFKNSSEVKMLLQIHDELIFEVKEEKADKITEEIAEVMENIYKLKVPLKVSKSIGMSWQELK; from the coding sequence ATGAAGAAAACTATTACAATAATTGATACATTTGGATTTTTATTTAGAAGTTATTTCGCTCTTCCCCCGCTAAAATCAAAAGATGGATTTCCTACAGGATTATTAACAGGTTTTATGAATTTTGTTTCAAATATAGGTAAAGATTTTCAAACAGATTATTTGGTTTTTGCATTAGATGCAAAAGGTGATACCTTTAGAAATGAAATATATGACAAATATAAAGCACATAGACCCGATGTTCCAGAAGATTTACTAAAACAACTTCCTGTTGCCATTGAATGGATAGAAAAAATGGGATTTGAAACAGCAATGAAAACCGGATTTGAAGCAGATGATATAGTAGCTTCCATAGCAAATGATGCAAAACAAAAAGGTTTGGAAGTTAGAATCGTTTCTCATGATAAAGATTTATATCAGTTAATAGATGATGACAGAGTCTATCTTTTCGATCCTATTAAAAAAGACGTGATAAATGAAGATAAATGTTTTCATAAATACGGTGTAAGACCTTCCCAGTTTATAGATTATCAATCTTTATTAGGAGATAGCGCCGATAATGTTCCCGGAGTAAAAGGAGTCGGAGCAAAAACTGCACAGGCTTTGATTCAAGAGTACGGCTCTTTGGATAATATTTACGAGAATTTGGAAAATATAGAAAAAACAAGATGGAAAAACCTTCTAACAGAAGGCAAAGAGATGGCTTATATCTCAAAACAGTTAGTTACTTTAAAAACAGATTGTCATTTTATAGATGAGATAGAAAACTATGAACTGCCAAATGAAAATCCTATACTGAAAATTGCAGATACTCTTTTAGAATTTGATTTAAAAAGAATTGTAGATAGAGTAAATAAAGACGGTTTGACTTATAAAACAAAACTTCCTAAAGATGAAGAAAAAAACGAAGAGTTTGAATATATTCTTTTAAACGATAAAAATAGATTAAATGAGGTTATAGACTCAATTGCGGAAGATAAAATAGTGGCTTTTGATACGGAAACTACCGATATTGATACTAAAAATGCTTCTTTAGTCGGTTTCTCTTTTGCTTTTGAAGAAAATAAAGCTTATTATGTTCCTGTAAATCATCAATATTTGGGAGTACCTGAACAAATAGATAAAACAACTGCAAGAGAGGCAATTTCTAAATTAAATAATAAAAAATTAGTTTTGCAAAATTTTAAATATGATTATGTAATAGTAAAAAATGAGTTGGATTTAAAATTAAAATTATATGCAGATACAATGATTTTAGCTTGGCTTTTTAACAGTAATGAAAAAGTAGGGTTAGATGCTTTGGCTTTAAGATATTTTAACCATAAAATGATAGCTTTTAAAGAGGTTGTAAAAAGAGGAGAGAACTTCTCAAATGTTGAAATAGAACAAGCTTGTAATTATGCAGCCGAAGATGCTCTTTTTACATATAAAATCTATTTTAGACTTTTAAAAGCATTTAAAGAGATTCAAGCAGAACATTTGGTTAAAATAGCTCATGAGTATGAATTTGATTTTATTTACGTTCTTGAAAATATGGAAAGCAACGGAATTAAAATAGATATTGAAAAGTTAAAAGAGCTAAAACAAAAAAGCAATCTTTATATTCAAGAATTAACATCTAAAATATATGAAAAAGCAGCTTGCGAATTTAATATAAATTCTCCTAAACAATTAGGAAATATTCTTTTTGAACAGCTAAAACTTCCCCCTTCAAAAAAGACAAAAAGCGGATACAGTACAAATGAGGTTGTTCTTCAAAAACTAAAAGATGAACATGAGATTATTCCTCTGCTTTTGGACTACAGAGAGTCTTTCAAACTTCAATCAACATATATAGAACCTCTTCTTGAATTAGGTTTGAAAAATGAAGAGAATAGAATCTATACTTCATTTTTACAAACAGGAACTGCAACAGGAAGATTAAGTTCAAAAAATCCGAATTTACAAAATATTCCAGTAAGAAGTAAAGCTGGAGCGGAGATAAGAAGTGCATTTATACCAAAAGAGGGGTATAAATTAGTGGGAATTGATTATTCTCAAATAGAGCTTAGACTTCTAGCTCACTATAGTCAAGATGAGGCTTTGGTTGAAGCTTTTAAAGAGGGTAAAGATATACATAGACAAACAGCCGTTAAAATTTTCGGAGAAGAGTTGGCTGATTCTAAAAGATCAATTGCAAAATCTATTAATTTCGGACTTCTTTACGGAATGGGAAGCAGAAAACTTGGTGATACTTTGGGAATACCCGCAAAAGAGGCAAAACAGTATATTGATGCCTATTTTGAAAACTTCGTAAGTGTAAAAGAGTATTTGAAATCAATTGAAAACAAAGCTTTGGAAAACGGTTTTGTTGAAACTTTATTAGGAAGAAGAAGAGTCTTTGATTTTGATTCTGCAAATGCAATGATGAAAGCAGCCTTTTTAAGAGAATCCGTAAATACACTTTTTCAAGGAAGTGCAGCAGATTTAATAAAACTTGCAATGCTTGAAATTTATAAAAGATTCAAAAACAGCAGTGAAGTTAAGATGTTATTGCAAATCCACGATGAACTTATTTTTGAAGTAAAAGAAGAAAAAGCAGATAAAATAACAGAAGAGATAGCAGAAGTAATGGAAAATATTTATAAGCTGAAAGTTCCTTTAAAGGTCTCTAAAAGTATAGGAATGTCATGGCAAGAGCTAAAATAA
- a CDS encoding response regulator transcription factor: MIKTLKNIRKLYNAKLLFVTNDNNLHNTIQNEFDEYFKELTLVSSSKEAVEKIDENSFDMIIIDTDVEAKNFEEACSEITTAAPSLPKIIISDSDKNDDIVTAINNSAYTFITKPLKSIDIKLAVIMCLNQTKRGDKIEFQHGIYFDEYRDQFFRPGGILIDFTRLEKGFMKLLISKKGEIIDYDTIKNVVWKGKNMSIYTMRNIVNKIRQKTYYEIIKNHSNKGYIIDEIQK, encoded by the coding sequence ATGATTAAAACGTTAAAAAATATCAGAAAACTATACAATGCGAAATTACTTTTCGTAACAAATGACAACAACTTGCATAATACGATACAAAATGAGTTTGACGAGTATTTCAAAGAGTTAACTTTAGTTAGCAGTTCTAAAGAAGCAGTTGAGAAAATTGATGAAAATAGTTTTGATATGATAATTATTGATACAGACGTAGAGGCTAAAAATTTTGAAGAAGCATGTAGCGAAATTACGACTGCTGCTCCTTCTCTTCCTAAAATAATTATTTCAGACAGTGATAAAAACGATGATATAGTTACAGCAATAAACAACAGTGCATATACCTTTATAACAAAACCTTTAAAATCTATTGATATAAAACTTGCCGTAATAATGTGTTTAAACCAAACAAAAAGAGGTGACAAAATCGAGTTTCAACACGGCATATATTTTGATGAATATCGAGATCAGTTTTTCAGACCGGGCGGAATCTTAATTGACTTTACCAGATTAGAAAAAGGTTTTATGAAACTGCTTATTTCTAAAAAAGGTGAAATCATAGATTATGATACAATTAAAAATGTTGTTTGGAAAGGTAAAAATATGTCTATTTATACAATGAGAAATATTGTAAATAAAATTAGGCAAAAAACTTACTATGAAATCATAAAAAATCATTCAAACAAAGGTTATATAATAGACGAAATCCAAAAATAA
- a CDS encoding DUF2116 family Zn-ribbon domain-containing protein — MSHCPYCGKKIAMSKAFCSRSCKENYFQLIAIQVPKPFLKRIFVFSTPEEREKEIENFANRHGWRIDLLQKKIDELAVEYGFVETK; from the coding sequence ATGTCACACTGTCCATATTGTGGAAAAAAGATAGCAATGAGCAAAGCATTTTGCTCAAGAAGTTGTAAAGAGAACTATTTTCAGCTGATTGCAATTCAAGTTCCAAAACCATTTCTAAAAAGAATTTTTGTTTTTAGTACTCCCGAAGAGAGAGAAAAAGAGATAGAAAACTTTGCAAATAGACATGGCTGGAGAATTGACTTACTGCAAAAAAAGATAGATGAATTAGCAGTAGAATATGGATTTGTTGAAACAAAATAA
- a CDS encoding response regulator — MKQNNSSFNSNVLNQAKILYVEDDELIRKETLNIFENFFKKVYVAQDGKEGLDSYYKNRDKIDIILTDINMPNMNGIELISKVREEDFELPILVVTAFNDVSLLIKLIKLNVSDYILKPMQMNSTLKVIDKIVTNRFNQKLVFKQKNELQIYKDILDKENLVSETDLKGIITYANDIFCEVSGYSKEELIGANHNIVRHPDVSPKVYKKLWETIQAKKVWKGKIKNRAKDGTPYYVKATIFPILDENENIEKYVASRFLITEDEEERHKLKKYIVHQKSQQIKYEKQLQEDFDDALHYAKMQKDKQVANFIHELNEQIKSLRGKNSDNKGRILFLENQLKDAVDKNENMVKNYQEKVEKLHTTAIKAAEEYQRIKKRDDIITEKLEKSQEAIKTLQGYIDEYRKKISNLEDVIASYEKDKAKKSNT; from the coding sequence TTGAAACAAAATAATAGCTCTTTTAATAGTAATGTTTTAAATCAAGCTAAAATATTATATGTTGAAGATGATGAATTAATAAGAAAAGAGACTCTGAATATTTTTGAAAACTTTTTCAAAAAGGTTTATGTTGCACAAGATGGAAAAGAGGGATTAGATTCTTACTATAAAAATAGAGACAAAATTGATATTATCTTAACAGATATAAATATGCCCAATATGAACGGTATTGAGCTTATATCAAAAGTAAGAGAAGAGGATTTTGAACTGCCTATTTTGGTAGTCACTGCTTTTAACGATGTTTCCTTGTTGATAAAACTTATAAAATTAAACGTATCGGATTATATACTTAAACCGATGCAGATGAACTCGACTTTAAAAGTTATTGATAAAATAGTAACTAATAGATTTAATCAAAAGCTTGTATTTAAACAAAAAAATGAACTTCAAATATATAAAGATATTTTAGATAAAGAAAACCTTGTCAGTGAAACTGATTTAAAAGGCATAATAACCTATGCAAATGATATTTTCTGTGAAGTTTCGGGCTATTCAAAAGAAGAACTAATAGGTGCAAATCATAATATAGTCAGACATCCGGATGTTTCTCCTAAAGTATATAAAAAACTGTGGGAAACGATTCAAGCAAAAAAAGTTTGGAAAGGGAAAATTAAAAACAGGGCAAAAGACGGAACTCCTTATTATGTAAAAGCAACGATTTTCCCCATACTTGATGAAAATGAAAATATTGAAAAATATGTTGCCAGTAGATTTCTAATAACAGAAGATGAAGAAGAGAGACATAAATTAAAGAAATATATAGTTCATCAAAAATCTCAACAGATAAAATATGAAAAACAATTACAAGAAGATTTTGACGATGCTTTACATTATGCAAAAATGCAAAAAGATAAGCAGGTTGCAAATTTTATTCATGAATTAAATGAGCAGATTAAAAGTTTAAGAGGAAAGAACTCAGACAATAAAGGAAGAATCCTATTTTTAGAAAATCAATTAAAAGATGCTGTAGATAAAAATGAAAATATGGTGAAGAACTATCAGGAAAAAGTAGAAAAACTGCATACAACAGCAATAAAAGCAGCAGAAGAGTATCAAAGAATTAAAAAAAGAGATGATATTATCACAGAAAAATTAGAAAAATCTCAAGAAGCCATAAAGACTCTTCAAGGTTATATTGACGAGTACAGAAAGAAAATAAGTAATTTAGAAGATGTAATTGCTTCTTATGAAAAAGATAAAGCTAAAAAGAGTAATACTTAA
- the lgt gene encoding prolipoprotein diacylglyceryl transferase encodes MEFWQHIYSHFNPVAFNLGSIAVHWYGIMYALALLSAIFIAKWFIKHDKLPISNELFDSYVWWAEIGVILGARLGYILFYDTHTAYYLSHPWQIFNPFIDGVYAGISGMSYHGAFIGFLIASLIFCKRHKVSFWFLTDISVLGISAAYIFGRLGNFFNQELVGRVTDVPWGIYVNDVLRHPSQLYEGFLEGILIFIILFIYRKRKKFDGQLAIMYGLLYSIARIIAEFFREPDIQLGFIYGGWLTQGMLLSALFALICVFILFIMKKKKRV; translated from the coding sequence TTGGAATTTTGGCAGCATATATACTCACATTTTAACCCTGTAGCTTTTAACTTAGGTTCAATTGCCGTACATTGGTACGGGATAATGTATGCTCTTGCCCTGCTTTCTGCTATTTTTATAGCAAAATGGTTTATAAAACATGATAAACTTCCTATTTCAAACGAACTTTTTGATTCTTATGTTTGGTGGGCAGAAATCGGTGTTATTTTAGGTGCTAGATTAGGTTATATTCTTTTTTACGATACTCATACTGCCTATTATCTAAGCCATCCTTGGCAAATCTTTAATCCTTTTATTGACGGCGTTTATGCAGGAATCTCAGGAATGAGTTATCATGGGGCATTTATCGGTTTTTTAATAGCCTCTTTAATCTTTTGTAAAAGACATAAGGTCTCTTTCTGGTTTTTAACGGATATTTCGGTTTTAGGAATCTCTGCTGCTTATATTTTCGGAAGATTAGGTAACTTTTTTAATCAAGAGTTAGTAGGAAGAGTTACAGATGTTCCTTGGGGAATTTATGTAAATGACGTATTAAGACACCCTTCTCAACTTTATGAAGGATTTTTAGAAGGAATTTTAATTTTTATAATTCTTTTTATATATAGAAAAAGAAAAAAATTTGACGGTCAATTGGCAATAATGTACGGACTTTTATACTCAATTGCTAGAATTATTGCCGAATTCTTTAGAGAACCTGATATTCAACTAGGATTTATATATGGAGGATGGTTAACACAAGGAATGCTTTTATCTGCACTATTTGCCCTTATTTGTGTTTTTATTCTTTTTATTATGAAAAAGAAAAAAAGGGTTTAA
- a CDS encoding (Fe-S)-binding protein yields the protein MSEIEKFDYTKISDDCVKCGKCKPVCTIFNVNQDETTSPRGFIDLLGAYKRDELELDKTAKDIFESCFLCTNCVEVCPNDLPTDMIIEQVRNDIRKKYGLAWYKKLFFFLLRHRKTMDFLSKLGWMFQTCALKLDNKKQSALPRFSLPIVKKDRALPYADSKSFLNKYPENIPAKNKIIEEGKKNRVAIFIGCMSNYTYTNTGDSLVKILKKLDLDIFIPKKQLCCGAPAYFTGDFDTVDYLVKKNIEYFETWIDEVDAIVIPEATCSAMINQDWEHYLHDQPEWKQRASKIAKKVFLATKWLENNTRLKELLTKSNKHFNEVITYHDPCHAKKMQGVWHEPRELLKQNYVLKEMSDPNRCCGFGGVTMQTEKYHFAKAAGTPKAAMIKETQAQIVSAECSACRMQITNSLHQADVNVEFKNPIELIAQALED from the coding sequence ATGAGCGAGATTGAAAAATTTGATTATACTAAAATAAGTGATGATTGTGTAAAGTGCGGTAAATGTAAACCTGTTTGTACAATCTTCAATGTAAACCAAGATGAAACAACAAGCCCAAGAGGATTTATTGACCTTTTAGGAGCTTATAAAAGAGATGAATTAGAGCTTGATAAAACAGCAAAAGATATCTTTGAATCATGCTTTTTATGTACAAATTGCGTAGAAGTTTGCCCAAATGATCTGCCTACAGATATGATAATAGAACAAGTAAGAAACGATATTAGAAAAAAATACGGACTTGCTTGGTATAAAAAACTTTTTTTCTTTCTTTTAAGACATAGAAAAACTATGGACTTTTTATCAAAACTTGGATGGATGTTTCAAACCTGTGCTTTAAAACTTGATAATAAAAAGCAAAGTGCGCTTCCTAGATTTTCTTTGCCTATTGTAAAAAAAGACAGAGCTTTACCTTATGCCGATTCAAAAAGTTTTTTAAATAAATACCCTGAGAATATCCCGGCTAAAAATAAAATTATTGAAGAAGGTAAAAAAAACAGAGTCGCTATTTTTATAGGATGTATGAGTAATTATACCTATACAAATACAGGTGACAGTTTGGTTAAAATTTTAAAAAAACTTGATTTAGATATTTTTATTCCCAAAAAACAGCTTTGTTGCGGTGCACCTGCTTATTTTACGGGAGATTTTGATACAGTTGATTATCTTGTTAAAAAAAATATAGAGTATTTCGAAACTTGGATAGATGAAGTTGATGCAATAGTTATCCCTGAAGCTACTTGTTCAGCTATGATTAACCAAGACTGGGAACACTATTTACATGATCAGCCAGAATGGAAACAAAGAGCCTCTAAAATAGCTAAAAAAGTATTTTTGGCGACAAAATGGCTTGAAAACAATACAAGATTAAAAGAGTTGCTTACAAAATCAAATAAACATTTCAATGAAGTAATAACCTATCATGATCCTTGCCATGCAAAAAAAATGCAAGGAGTCTGGCATGAACCAAGAGAACTTTTAAAACAAAACTATGTTTTAAAAGAGATGAGTGACCCAAACAGATGTTGCGGTTTCGGTGGAGTTACTATGCAAACAGAAAAATACCATTTTGCAAAAGCAGCAGGAACTCCAAAAGCAGCCATGATAAAAGAGACTCAAGCACAAATTGTAAGTGCAGAATGTAGTGCCTGTAGAATGCAAATAACAAACTCTTTACATCAAGCAGATGTAAATGTTGAGTTTAAAAATCCAATAGAACTTATTGCCCAAGCTTTAGAGGATTAG
- the hemN gene encoding oxygen-independent coproporphyrinogen III oxidase, producing the protein MIDFKKFEKYSRPGPRYTSYPTAPEFTEEFTQEDLKKYYKNQSDDRTLSLYIHLPFCRSACYFCGCNVIFTSKEDKKVRYLEYLKKELALLKDALNTNRTVTQMHFGGGTPTYFSPKQLETVISMIKETFPNFSADAEISCEVDPRYFTKEHMDVLKAAGFNRLSFGVQDLNEDVQKTIHRIQPYETTQNVMNIARDAGIHSINIDLIYGLPHQNKKTFHETIEKVIKLNPDRLAVFNYAHVPWLMKTMRKFDESTFAPPTEKLEILKDTIDFFTSNGYKMVGMDHFAKPEDELFKAIQKGELHRNFQGYTTKGGADLIGIGVTSIGNGVDYYAQNYKDLKHYEEALDEGKLPTFKGYKLSDDDMLRQYVIMELMSNFSLNIKRVEERFNIDFYDYFKEDLKALDEFVEADLVSIQNDKIEVSPTGAMLIRNICMPFDAYLKKVPENKRRFSKTI; encoded by the coding sequence ATGATTGATTTTAAAAAATTTGAGAAATACTCAAGACCCGGACCTAGGTATACTTCTTATCCTACGGCTCCGGAATTTACGGAAGAATTTACACAAGAAGATCTAAAAAAATACTACAAAAACCAAAGCGATGACAGAACTTTATCCTTATATATTCATTTGCCTTTTTGCAGAAGTGCCTGTTATTTCTGTGGTTGTAATGTAATTTTTACTTCAAAAGAGGATAAAAAAGTTAGATATCTCGAATATCTAAAAAAAGAACTTGCTTTATTAAAAGATGCTCTAAATACGAACAGAACAGTAACTCAAATGCACTTTGGAGGAGGAACACCTACATACTTCTCTCCAAAACAACTTGAAACAGTAATTTCAATGATAAAAGAGACTTTTCCTAATTTTAGTGCCGATGCTGAAATTTCATGTGAAGTAGATCCTAGATATTTTACAAAAGAGCATATGGATGTATTAAAAGCGGCAGGTTTTAACAGACTTAGTTTCGGTGTTCAAGATTTAAATGAAGATGTTCAAAAAACAATCCACAGAATTCAGCCTTATGAGACAACCCAAAATGTTATGAATATTGCAAGAGATGCAGGTATTCATTCAATAAATATTGATTTAATTTACGGTCTGCCTCACCAAAACAAAAAGACTTTTCATGAAACAATAGAAAAAGTAATTAAATTAAATCCCGACAGACTTGCCGTATTTAATTATGCCCATGTACCTTGGCTTATGAAAACAATGAGAAAATTTGATGAATCAACTTTTGCACCGCCTACTGAAAAACTTGAGATATTAAAAGATACAATCGACTTTTTTACAAGTAACGGTTATAAAATGGTAGGAATGGATCACTTTGCAAAACCTGAGGATGAACTATTTAAAGCTATACAAAAAGGCGAACTTCATAGAAATTTCCAAGGTTATACAACAAAAGGCGGAGCGGATTTAATAGGAATAGGTGTTACTTCTATTGGAAACGGTGTTGATTATTATGCCCAAAACTATAAAGATTTAAAACATTACGAAGAAGCTTTAGATGAAGGTAAACTGCCTACTTTTAAAGGGTATAAACTAAGTGATGATGATATGTTAAGACAATATGTTATTATGGAATTAATGAGTAATTTCAGTCTTAATATAAAAAGAGTAGAAGAGAGATTTAATATAGATTTTTATGACTACTTTAAAGAGGACTTAAAAGCTTTAGATGAGTTTGTAGAGGCTGATTTGGTTTCAATACAAAATGACAAAATAGAAGTATCTCCTACAGGAGCCATGCTAATTAGGAACATTTGTATGCCTTTTGACGCATATTTGAAAAAAGTTCCCGAAAATAAAAGAAGGTTTAGTAAAACAATATAA
- the argF gene encoding ornithine carbamoyltransferase, translating into MRHFLTLRDYTKEEILEILTLAAKIKKETKNRVYKDYLPRYTLGMIFEKSSTRTRVSFETGIYQLGGIGLFLSSNDIQLGRGEPMSDTARVISRMVDMVMIRTFEQTKLEEFAKYSKVPVINGLTDEYHPVQLMADYLTIQEAGLENNLIAAYVGDGNNMAHSWLMLASKLGFELRIATPKGYEVDEKILNDALSFAKESGAKIVITNDPKEAVKGATVVTTDTWVSMGQEDEKEKRVKDFNGYIVDDEMMKLGASNAIFLHCLPAYRGYEVSQSVIEGKQSLIFEEAENRLHAQKGVMVWLDRQNKK; encoded by the coding sequence ATGAGACATTTTTTAACATTAAGAGATTATACTAAAGAAGAGATTTTAGAGATACTCACTCTTGCAGCAAAAATCAAAAAAGAGACTAAAAATAGAGTTTATAAAGATTATTTGCCTAGATATACATTAGGTATGATTTTTGAAAAAAGCAGTACAAGAACAAGAGTAAGCTTTGAAACGGGAATCTATCAATTAGGCGGGATAGGACTCTTTTTATCATCAAATGATATACAACTAGGTCGTGGAGAGCCTATGAGCGACACGGCAAGAGTGATTTCTAGAATGGTAGATATGGTAATGATCCGAACTTTTGAGCAGACAAAACTTGAAGAGTTTGCAAAATATTCAAAAGTTCCTGTAATAAATGGTTTAACAGATGAATATCACCCTGTTCAGCTTATGGCTGATTATTTAACTATTCAAGAAGCAGGATTAGAAAACAATTTAATTGCAGCTTATGTAGGTGATGGAAATAATATGGCTCATTCATGGCTGATGCTGGCTTCAAAATTAGGTTTTGAACTAAGAATTGCAACACCTAAAGGTTATGAAGTTGATGAAAAAATATTAAATGATGCATTAAGCTTTGCAAAAGAGTCAGGTGCTAAAATAGTCATTACAAATGATCCTAAAGAGGCTGTAAAAGGTGCAACAGTAGTTACTACGGACACTTGGGTTTCTATGGGACAAGAAGATGAGAAAGAGAAAAGAGTAAAAGATTTTAACGGATATATTGTAGATGATGAGATGATGAAATTAGGTGCCTCAAATGCAATATTCCTACACTGTTTACCTGCTTACAGAGGTTATGAAGTAAGTCAAAGCGTAATTGAAGGAAAACAGAGTTTAATATTTGAAGAGGCAGAAAACAGACTTCATGCACAAAAAGGTGTAATGGTCTGGTTAGATAGACAAAACAAAAAATAA